Proteins encoded by one window of Bos javanicus breed banteng chromosome 22, ARS-OSU_banteng_1.0, whole genome shotgun sequence:
- the CLEC3B gene encoding tetranectin yields MELWGPCVLLCLFSLLTQVTAETPTPKAKKAANAKKDAVSPKMLEELKTQLDSLAQEVALLKEQQALQTVCLKGTKVHMKCFLAFVQAKTFHEASEDCISRGGTLGTPQTGSENDALYEYLRQSVGSEAEVWLGFNDMASEGTWVDMTGGHIAYKNWETEITAQPDGGKVENCATLSGAANGKWFDKRCRDKLPYVCQFAIV; encoded by the exons atggAGCTCTGGGGGCCCTGCGtgctcctctgcctcttctctcttctGACCCAGGTCACCGCtgagacccccacccccaaggctaAGAAGGCTGCAAATGCCAAGAAAG aTGCTGTGAGTCCGAAGATGCTGGAGGAGCTGAAGACTCAGCTGGACAGCCTGGCCCAGGAGGTGGCCCTGCTGAAGGAGCAGCAGGCCTTGCAGACGG TCTGTCTGAAGGGTACCAAGGTGCACATGAAGTGCTTCCTGGCCTTCGTCCAAGCGAAGACCTTCCACGAGGCGAGTGAGGACTGCATCTCGCGCGGGGGCACCCTGGGTACCCCGCAGACGGGCTCCGAGAACGACGCCCTGTACGAGTACCTGCGCCAGAGCGTGGGCAGCGAGGCTGAAGTCTGGCTGGGCTTCAACGACATGGCGTCCGAGGGCACCTGGGTGGACATGACCGGCGGCCACATCGCCTACAAGAACTGGGAGACGGAGATCACCGCGCAGCCCGACGGCGGCAAGGTCGAGAACTGCGCCACCCTGTCCGGCGCAGCCAACGGCAAGTGGTTCGACAAGCGCTGCCGGGACAAGCTGCCCTACGTCTGCCAGTTCGCCATCGTCTAG